From a region of the Salminus brasiliensis chromosome 4, fSalBra1.hap2, whole genome shotgun sequence genome:
- the pde10a gene encoding cAMP and cAMP-inhibited cGMP 3',5'-cyclic phosphodiesterase 10A isoform X1: MSKKRKTPDEGGEERGGGGGGGRGGDLASAEDSCDEQGLTDEKVKAYLSLHPQMLDEFVLESVSTETVDRWLKRKNSSRPADDPSTKEVSRQYQDTNMQGVVYELNSYMEQRLDTGGDNKLLLYELCNIIKTATKADGFALYFLGECNNSLCLFTPTGAKEGLPGLIPSGPIAFGTTIAAHVAKTRKTLLVEDIMGDERFPHGTGQDSGIRVHSVLCLPILTAIGDLIAVLELHRHLGREPFNLSHQEVATANLAWASVAIHQVQVCRGLAKQTELNDFLLDVSKTYFDNIVAIDSLLEHIMIYAKNLVNADRCALFQVDHNNKELYSDLFDIGEENEGKPVFRKTKEIRFSIEKGIAGQVARTGEVLNIPDAYADPRFNREVDLYTGYTTRNILCMPIVSRGTVIGVVQMVNKLSGSAFTKTDENNFKMFAVFCALALHCANMYHRIRHSECIYRVTMEKLSYHSICTSEEWKTLTQLSLPDPIYKEIELFHFDISPYEELWPAVFVYMIHNSCGKNSFELEKLCRFTMSVRKNYRRVPYHNWKHAVTVAHCMYAILQKTSGIFTELERKGLLIACLCHDLDHRGYSNSYLQKFDHPLAALYSTSTMEQHHFSQTVSILQLEGHNIFSNLTSSEYEQVLEIIRKAIIATDLALYFGNRKQLADLLSTGALDLNNHAHRDRVIGLMMTACDLCSVTKLWPVTRLTANDIYAEFWSEGDEMKKIGMQPIPMMDRDKKDEVPQGQVGFYNAVAIPCYTTLVELFPPSAPLLSACRENLGQWEKIVRGEEASTWVPAEERIPSELPESGPVKVDN; this comes from the exons GTCTGACAGATGAAAAAGTTAAGGCCTACCTTTCCTTGCACCCCCAGATGCTGGATGAGTTTGTGCTGGAGAGCGTGAGTACAGAGACGGTGGACAGATGGCTGAAACGGAAGAACAGCAGCCGGCCTGCAG ATGACCCCTCAACTAAAGAAGTCAGCAGG CAGTACCAGGACACTAACATGCAGGGCGTGGTTTATGAGCTCAACAGCTACATGGAGCAGCGGCTGGACACGGGCGGAGACAACAAACTCCTGCTGTACGAGTTGTGCAACATCATCAAAACAG ccACAAAAGCTGATggttttgcactttacttcctTGGAGAATGCAACAAT agcCTCTGTTTGTTCACGCCGACGGGGGCAAAGGAGGGGCTTCCTGGGCTCATCCCCTCCGGTCCCATTGCGTTTGGGACCACCATAGCTGCTCATGTCGCCAAGACGCGCAAGACACTACTCGTAGAAGACATCATGGGG GATGAGCGGTTCCCCCATGGCACAGGGCAGGACTCAGGGATTCGTGTTCACTCTGTTCTGTGTCTCCCCATCCTCACCGCTATCGGTGACCTCATCGCCGTGCTGGAGCTGCACCGCCACCTGGGCAGAGAGCCTTTTAACCTCAGCCACCAGGAG GTTGCCACAGCAAATTTGGCATGGGCGTCTGTAGCTATTCACCAAGTGCAG gtcTGCAGAGGTCTAGCCAAGCAGACAGAGCTCAACGACTTCCTTCTAGATGTGTCAAA AACATACTTCGACAACATTGTGGCAATAGATTCTCTACTTGAACATATTATG ATATATGCAAAAAACCTGGTGAATGCAGACCGATGCGCCCTCTTCCAGGTCGATCACAATAACAAAGAACTGTACTCCGACCTGTTTGATATCGGGGAGGAGAATGAAGGGAAACCAGTCTTTAGGAAAAccaaagaaatcag GTTTTCTATAGAGAAAGGCATCGCTGGTCAGGTGGCGCGAACAGGAGAGGTGTTGAATATTCCAGATGCCTATGCAGACCCACGGTTCAACAG AGAAGTGGACCTCTACACTGGTTACACGACACGGAACATCCTGTGCATGCCCATTGTCAGCCGAGGGACCGTCATAGGCGTTGTACAGATGGTGAACAAGCTGAGCGGAAGTGCCTTCACTAAAACGGACGAGAACAACTTCAAGATGTTCGCTGTCTTCTGTGCTCTGGCCTTACACTGTGCAAAT ATGTATCACCGAATCAGACATTCGGAGTGCATCTACAGGGTGACTATGGAGAAGCTTTCATATCACAGTATCTGCACATCGGAGGAGTGGAAGACCCTCACACAGCTGTCCCTTCCTGACCCCATATACAAAGAGATTGAGCT GTTCCACTTTGACATCAGCCCCTATGAGGAGCTCTGGCCCGCAGTCTTTGTATACATGATTCACAATTCGTGTGGAAAAAACAG TTTTGAGCTGGAGAAACTGTGTCGCTTCACTATGTCGGTGCGGAAGAATTACAGAAGAGTTCCGTACCACAACTGGAAACATGCAGTGACGGTGGCCCACTGCATGTATGCCATCCTTCAGAAAACCTCTGGAATCTTCACCGAACTGGAG AGGAAAGGCCTGCTGATAGCCTGCTTGTGTCATGACCTGGACCACCGGGGCTACAGCAACAGCTACCTGCAGAAGTTTGACCATCCACTGGCGGCCCTTTACTCCACGTCCACCATGGAACAGCACCATTTCTCCCAGACTGTGTCTATCCTGCAG CTGGAAGGGCACAATATTTTCTCCAACCTGACTTCCAGCGAGTATGAGCAGGTGCTGGAGATCATCCGCAAGGCCATCATCGCCACAGACTTGGCCCTCTACTTCGGCAACCGCAAGCAGCTCGCCGACCTGCTAAGCACAGGGGCGCTCGACCTGAACAACCACGCTCACAG GGACCGTGTGATTGGTTTGATGATGACTGCGTGCGATCTCTGCTCTGTTACTAAACTGTGGCCTGTCACTCGTCTCACAGCCAACGACATCTACGCAGAGTTCTGGTCTGAG GGGGACGAGATGAAGAAGATAGGAATGCAGCCCATTCCGATGATGGACAGGGATAAGAAGGACGAGGTTCCACAGGGTCAG GTGGGGTTTTATAATGCTGTGGCCATTCCCTGTTACACCACCCTGGTAGAGCTGTTCCCTCCCTCCGCTCCTCTTCTTAGTGCCTGCAG GGAGAACCTGGGCCAGTGGGAGAAAATAGTACGAGGAGAGGAGGCGTCCACCTGGGTCCCAGCTGAGGAGCGCATTCCAAGCGAGTTACCGGAGAGCGGGCCAGTCAAAGTGGACAACTGA
- the pde10a gene encoding cAMP and cAMP-inhibited cGMP 3',5'-cyclic phosphodiesterase 10A isoform X3: protein MSKKRKTPDEGGEERGGGGGGGRGGDLASAEDSCDEQGLTDEKVKAYLSLHPQMLDEFVLESVSTETVDRWLKRKNSSRPADDPSTKEVSRQYQDTNMQGVVYELNSYMEQRLDTGGDNKLLLYELCNIIKTATKADGFALYFLGECNNSLCLFTPTGAKEGLPGLIPSGPIAFGTTIAAHVAKTRKTLLVEDIMGDERFPHGTGQDSGIRVHSVLCLPILTAIGDLIAVLELHRHLGREPFNLSHQEVATANLAWASVAIHQVQVCRGLAKQTELNDFLLDVSKTYFDNIVAIDSLLEHIMIYAKNLVNADRCALFQVDHNNKELYSDLFDIGEENEGKPVFRKTKEIRFSIEKGIAGQVARTGEVLNIPDAYADPRFNREVDLYTGYTTRNILCMPIVSRGTVIGVVQMVNKLSGSAFTKTDENNFKMFAVFCALALHCANMYHRIRHSECIYRVTMEKLSYHSICTSEEWKTLTQLSLPDPIYKEIELFHFDISPYEELWPAVFVYMIHNSCGKNSFELEKLCRFTMSVRKNYRRVPYHNWKHAVTVAHCMYAILQKTSGIFTELERKGLLIACLCHDLDHRGYSNSYLQKFDHPLAALYSTSTMEQHHFSQTVSILQVELTQTVPTSFGISVVNTELP, encoded by the exons GTCTGACAGATGAAAAAGTTAAGGCCTACCTTTCCTTGCACCCCCAGATGCTGGATGAGTTTGTGCTGGAGAGCGTGAGTACAGAGACGGTGGACAGATGGCTGAAACGGAAGAACAGCAGCCGGCCTGCAG ATGACCCCTCAACTAAAGAAGTCAGCAGG CAGTACCAGGACACTAACATGCAGGGCGTGGTTTATGAGCTCAACAGCTACATGGAGCAGCGGCTGGACACGGGCGGAGACAACAAACTCCTGCTGTACGAGTTGTGCAACATCATCAAAACAG ccACAAAAGCTGATggttttgcactttacttcctTGGAGAATGCAACAAT agcCTCTGTTTGTTCACGCCGACGGGGGCAAAGGAGGGGCTTCCTGGGCTCATCCCCTCCGGTCCCATTGCGTTTGGGACCACCATAGCTGCTCATGTCGCCAAGACGCGCAAGACACTACTCGTAGAAGACATCATGGGG GATGAGCGGTTCCCCCATGGCACAGGGCAGGACTCAGGGATTCGTGTTCACTCTGTTCTGTGTCTCCCCATCCTCACCGCTATCGGTGACCTCATCGCCGTGCTGGAGCTGCACCGCCACCTGGGCAGAGAGCCTTTTAACCTCAGCCACCAGGAG GTTGCCACAGCAAATTTGGCATGGGCGTCTGTAGCTATTCACCAAGTGCAG gtcTGCAGAGGTCTAGCCAAGCAGACAGAGCTCAACGACTTCCTTCTAGATGTGTCAAA AACATACTTCGACAACATTGTGGCAATAGATTCTCTACTTGAACATATTATG ATATATGCAAAAAACCTGGTGAATGCAGACCGATGCGCCCTCTTCCAGGTCGATCACAATAACAAAGAACTGTACTCCGACCTGTTTGATATCGGGGAGGAGAATGAAGGGAAACCAGTCTTTAGGAAAAccaaagaaatcag GTTTTCTATAGAGAAAGGCATCGCTGGTCAGGTGGCGCGAACAGGAGAGGTGTTGAATATTCCAGATGCCTATGCAGACCCACGGTTCAACAG AGAAGTGGACCTCTACACTGGTTACACGACACGGAACATCCTGTGCATGCCCATTGTCAGCCGAGGGACCGTCATAGGCGTTGTACAGATGGTGAACAAGCTGAGCGGAAGTGCCTTCACTAAAACGGACGAGAACAACTTCAAGATGTTCGCTGTCTTCTGTGCTCTGGCCTTACACTGTGCAAAT ATGTATCACCGAATCAGACATTCGGAGTGCATCTACAGGGTGACTATGGAGAAGCTTTCATATCACAGTATCTGCACATCGGAGGAGTGGAAGACCCTCACACAGCTGTCCCTTCCTGACCCCATATACAAAGAGATTGAGCT GTTCCACTTTGACATCAGCCCCTATGAGGAGCTCTGGCCCGCAGTCTTTGTATACATGATTCACAATTCGTGTGGAAAAAACAG TTTTGAGCTGGAGAAACTGTGTCGCTTCACTATGTCGGTGCGGAAGAATTACAGAAGAGTTCCGTACCACAACTGGAAACATGCAGTGACGGTGGCCCACTGCATGTATGCCATCCTTCAGAAAACCTCTGGAATCTTCACCGAACTGGAG AGGAAAGGCCTGCTGATAGCCTGCTTGTGTCATGACCTGGACCACCGGGGCTACAGCAACAGCTACCTGCAGAAGTTTGACCATCCACTGGCGGCCCTTTACTCCACGTCCACCATGGAACAGCACCATTTCTCCCAGACTGTGTCTATCCTGCAGGTAGAGCTCACACAAACTGTACCCACTTCCTTTGGGATTTCTGTAGTGAATACGGAGCTGCCCTAA
- the pde10a gene encoding cAMP and cAMP-inhibited cGMP 3',5'-cyclic phosphodiesterase 10A isoform X2, translating into MEDGPPSTSCFRRLTDCFLGSSLTDEKVKAYLSLHPQMLDEFVLESVSTETVDRWLKRKNSSRPADDPSTKEVSRYQDTNMQGVVYELNSYMEQRLDTGGDNKLLLYELCNIIKTATKADGFALYFLGECNNSLCLFTPTGAKEGLPGLIPSGPIAFGTTIAAHVAKTRKTLLVEDIMGDERFPHGTGQDSGIRVHSVLCLPILTAIGDLIAVLELHRHLGREPFNLSHQEVATANLAWASVAIHQVQVCRGLAKQTELNDFLLDVSKTYFDNIVAIDSLLEHIMIYAKNLVNADRCALFQVDHNNKELYSDLFDIGEENEGKPVFRKTKEIRFSIEKGIAGQVARTGEVLNIPDAYADPRFNREVDLYTGYTTRNILCMPIVSRGTVIGVVQMVNKLSGSAFTKTDENNFKMFAVFCALALHCANMYHRIRHSECIYRVTMEKLSYHSICTSEEWKTLTQLSLPDPIYKEIELFHFDISPYEELWPAVFVYMIHNSCGKNSFELEKLCRFTMSVRKNYRRVPYHNWKHAVTVAHCMYAILQKTSGIFTELERKGLLIACLCHDLDHRGYSNSYLQKFDHPLAALYSTSTMEQHHFSQTVSILQLEGHNIFSNLTSSEYEQVLEIIRKAIIATDLALYFGNRKQLADLLSTGALDLNNHAHRDRVIGLMMTACDLCSVTKLWPVTRLTANDIYAEFWSEGDEMKKIGMQPIPMMDRDKKDEVPQGQVGFYNAVAIPCYTTLVELFPPSAPLLSACRENLGQWEKIVRGEEASTWVPAEERIPSELPESGPVKVDN; encoded by the exons GTCTGACAGATGAAAAAGTTAAGGCCTACCTTTCCTTGCACCCCCAGATGCTGGATGAGTTTGTGCTGGAGAGCGTGAGTACAGAGACGGTGGACAGATGGCTGAAACGGAAGAACAGCAGCCGGCCTGCAG ATGACCCCTCAACTAAAGAAGTCAGCAGG TACCAGGACACTAACATGCAGGGCGTGGTTTATGAGCTCAACAGCTACATGGAGCAGCGGCTGGACACGGGCGGAGACAACAAACTCCTGCTGTACGAGTTGTGCAACATCATCAAAACAG ccACAAAAGCTGATggttttgcactttacttcctTGGAGAATGCAACAAT agcCTCTGTTTGTTCACGCCGACGGGGGCAAAGGAGGGGCTTCCTGGGCTCATCCCCTCCGGTCCCATTGCGTTTGGGACCACCATAGCTGCTCATGTCGCCAAGACGCGCAAGACACTACTCGTAGAAGACATCATGGGG GATGAGCGGTTCCCCCATGGCACAGGGCAGGACTCAGGGATTCGTGTTCACTCTGTTCTGTGTCTCCCCATCCTCACCGCTATCGGTGACCTCATCGCCGTGCTGGAGCTGCACCGCCACCTGGGCAGAGAGCCTTTTAACCTCAGCCACCAGGAG GTTGCCACAGCAAATTTGGCATGGGCGTCTGTAGCTATTCACCAAGTGCAG gtcTGCAGAGGTCTAGCCAAGCAGACAGAGCTCAACGACTTCCTTCTAGATGTGTCAAA AACATACTTCGACAACATTGTGGCAATAGATTCTCTACTTGAACATATTATG ATATATGCAAAAAACCTGGTGAATGCAGACCGATGCGCCCTCTTCCAGGTCGATCACAATAACAAAGAACTGTACTCCGACCTGTTTGATATCGGGGAGGAGAATGAAGGGAAACCAGTCTTTAGGAAAAccaaagaaatcag GTTTTCTATAGAGAAAGGCATCGCTGGTCAGGTGGCGCGAACAGGAGAGGTGTTGAATATTCCAGATGCCTATGCAGACCCACGGTTCAACAG AGAAGTGGACCTCTACACTGGTTACACGACACGGAACATCCTGTGCATGCCCATTGTCAGCCGAGGGACCGTCATAGGCGTTGTACAGATGGTGAACAAGCTGAGCGGAAGTGCCTTCACTAAAACGGACGAGAACAACTTCAAGATGTTCGCTGTCTTCTGTGCTCTGGCCTTACACTGTGCAAAT ATGTATCACCGAATCAGACATTCGGAGTGCATCTACAGGGTGACTATGGAGAAGCTTTCATATCACAGTATCTGCACATCGGAGGAGTGGAAGACCCTCACACAGCTGTCCCTTCCTGACCCCATATACAAAGAGATTGAGCT GTTCCACTTTGACATCAGCCCCTATGAGGAGCTCTGGCCCGCAGTCTTTGTATACATGATTCACAATTCGTGTGGAAAAAACAG TTTTGAGCTGGAGAAACTGTGTCGCTTCACTATGTCGGTGCGGAAGAATTACAGAAGAGTTCCGTACCACAACTGGAAACATGCAGTGACGGTGGCCCACTGCATGTATGCCATCCTTCAGAAAACCTCTGGAATCTTCACCGAACTGGAG AGGAAAGGCCTGCTGATAGCCTGCTTGTGTCATGACCTGGACCACCGGGGCTACAGCAACAGCTACCTGCAGAAGTTTGACCATCCACTGGCGGCCCTTTACTCCACGTCCACCATGGAACAGCACCATTTCTCCCAGACTGTGTCTATCCTGCAG CTGGAAGGGCACAATATTTTCTCCAACCTGACTTCCAGCGAGTATGAGCAGGTGCTGGAGATCATCCGCAAGGCCATCATCGCCACAGACTTGGCCCTCTACTTCGGCAACCGCAAGCAGCTCGCCGACCTGCTAAGCACAGGGGCGCTCGACCTGAACAACCACGCTCACAG GGACCGTGTGATTGGTTTGATGATGACTGCGTGCGATCTCTGCTCTGTTACTAAACTGTGGCCTGTCACTCGTCTCACAGCCAACGACATCTACGCAGAGTTCTGGTCTGAG GGGGACGAGATGAAGAAGATAGGAATGCAGCCCATTCCGATGATGGACAGGGATAAGAAGGACGAGGTTCCACAGGGTCAG GTGGGGTTTTATAATGCTGTGGCCATTCCCTGTTACACCACCCTGGTAGAGCTGTTCCCTCCCTCCGCTCCTCTTCTTAGTGCCTGCAG GGAGAACCTGGGCCAGTGGGAGAAAATAGTACGAGGAGAGGAGGCGTCCACCTGGGTCCCAGCTGAGGAGCGCATTCCAAGCGAGTTACCGGAGAGCGGGCCAGTCAAAGTGGACAACTGA